A section of the Prevotella melaninogenica genome encodes:
- a CDS encoding AMP-binding protein: protein MEKIPSFNELIEKSIIEHWDRDALTDYKGKTLQYHDVARKIEKLHIMFEASGVKRGDKIALCGRNSSAWAAVFLAVLTYGAVAVPILHEFMPEQIHNIVNHSDAKLLFVGDVVVTQVDAMKMPNLEGIIYIPDYSLVLSRTEKLTYAREHLNEEFGRRYPKYFRPEHIHYYREQSPDELALINYTSGTTGRSKGVMLPYRSLWSNADFGKHVLGHVIKPGDNVISILPMAHMYGMSFEFIFEFLSGVHIYYLTRIPSPAIISQALQEVKPVIMIAVPLVIEKIIRKKVFPKIQNNRMRLLLNMPVINKKVRAKIREQVYQAFGGNLYEIIIGGAALNGEIESFLRRIEFPYTVGYGATECGPIICYRDWQTFKQGSCGQAALHQEVRINSSDPANVPGEILTKGPNVLLGYYKNEEDTSQTIDKDGWFHTGDLGLMDEDGNVFIKGRSKNMLLGSNGQNIYPEEIEDKLNSLPLVAECLVIQNGEKLIGLVHPDYDEAQNLGLNADDLKNIMEENRTQLNTIVPAYCKVAEIRIQEEEFEKTPKKSIKRFLYTE from the coding sequence ATGGAAAAGATTCCAAGTTTTAATGAATTAATAGAGAAGAGTATCATCGAACATTGGGACCGTGATGCTCTTACAGATTATAAAGGTAAGACCCTTCAATATCATGATGTTGCAAGAAAAATTGAAAAGTTGCACATTATGTTTGAGGCAAGTGGTGTAAAACGTGGTGACAAGATAGCACTCTGTGGAAGAAACTCTTCAGCATGGGCAGCTGTATTCCTCGCTGTACTTACATATGGTGCTGTTGCTGTGCCTATCTTGCATGAGTTCATGCCAGAGCAGATTCATAACATTGTCAATCACTCAGATGCAAAGCTTCTCTTTGTTGGTGATGTCGTTGTGACACAGGTTGACGCAATGAAGATGCCAAACTTAGAGGGAATTATCTATATTCCAGATTATTCTTTGGTATTAAGTCGTACGGAAAAGCTGACTTATGCACGCGAACATCTTAATGAGGAGTTCGGACGTCGTTATCCAAAATATTTCCGCCCAGAGCATATTCACTACTATCGTGAACAGAGTCCAGATGAACTTGCTTTGATAAATTATACCAGTGGTACGACTGGTCGTTCTAAGGGTGTAATGCTTCCATATCGTTCTTTATGGAGTAATGCAGACTTTGGTAAGCACGTTTTAGGTCATGTTATCAAGCCAGGAGATAATGTTATCAGTATTCTCCCTATGGCTCACATGTACGGAATGTCATTTGAGTTTATCTTTGAATTCCTCTCTGGTGTTCATATTTACTATCTGACACGCATTCCTTCTCCAGCGATTATATCTCAAGCACTTCAAGAGGTAAAGCCTGTCATTATGATTGCAGTACCTTTGGTAATTGAGAAGATTATTCGTAAAAAAGTATTTCCAAAGATTCAGAACAATCGTATGCGTCTCCTTCTGAATATGCCAGTAATTAATAAGAAGGTACGTGCAAAGATTCGTGAGCAGGTATATCAAGCATTTGGTGGTAATCTTTACGAGATTATTATTGGTGGAGCTGCGCTCAATGGTGAAATTGAGAGCTTCTTGCGTCGCATAGAGTTCCCATATACCGTGGGATATGGTGCAACGGAGTGTGGCCCAATTATCTGTTATCGTGACTGGCAGACTTTCAAGCAGGGGTCTTGCGGTCAGGCTGCTTTACATCAGGAAGTGCGTATCAATAGCTCTGATCCAGCGAACGTGCCAGGTGAGATTCTTACAAAGGGTCCTAACGTTCTTTTGGGTTACTACAAGAATGAGGAAGATACAAGTCAGACAATTGATAAGGATGGCTGGTTCCATACGGGTGATCTCGGTTTGATGGATGAAGATGGTAATGTCTTTATTAAGGGTCGTTCTAAGAATATGCTTCTCGGAAGTAACGGACAGAACATTTACCCAGAGGAGATAGAAGACAAATTGAATTCTCTGCCTCTCGTAGCTGAATGCTTGGTTATTCAGAATGGTGAAAAGCTTATCGGCTTGGTACATCCTGATTACGATGAAGCTCAGAATTTAGGACTCAATGCGGATGACCTCAAGAATATTATGGAGGAGAACCGTACACAGTTGAATACAATTGTACCAGCTTACTGCAAGGTCGCTGAGATTCGTATTCAAGAAGAAGAGTTTGAGAAAACACCAAAGAAGTCTATCAAACGATTCTTATACACAGAATAA
- a CDS encoding hemolysin family protein — protein MDISLIIGIIITMVLSAFFSGMEIAFVASNRLLAEMDKEKNGIAQKCLTIYYNNPNGFVSTMLVGNNIVLVIYGIFFAQIFDTTLFAMFDSATRVVLDTLASTLVILFTGEFLPKTLFKSNPNRLLTFFAPLAYVFFIILWPISRFATFLARVLLRLVGVKMDEKESDGTFTRIDLDHLVQSTIENAQSDDDIEDEVKIFQNALEFQDTKVRDCMVPRTEIKAVEENCTLEELQQMFIESGNSKIVVYEGDIDHIKGYIHSSEMFRSPKNWKDHIRQMPFVPETMAAHKLMQVFLVQKKSLGVVVDEFGGTSGIVSLEDIVEEIFGEIEDEHDNTKYIAKQINDSEYVLSARLEIDKVNEMFNLDLPENDDYMTVGGLLLHVYQSFPKLNEIVIVGQYEFKIIKKTMTKIELVRLKVNGTE, from the coding sequence TTGGATATAAGTTTAATTATAGGAATAATAATAACAATGGTACTCTCTGCATTCTTCTCAGGAATGGAGATTGCCTTTGTTGCGAGTAATCGTCTTCTTGCGGAGATGGACAAAGAGAAGAATGGTATTGCCCAAAAGTGTCTAACCATCTATTATAATAATCCGAATGGTTTTGTTTCTACGATGCTTGTTGGTAACAACATAGTTCTTGTTATCTATGGTATCTTCTTTGCTCAGATATTTGATACGACGCTATTTGCAATGTTCGATTCTGCTACACGTGTTGTATTAGATACTTTGGCGTCGACACTTGTTATCCTTTTTACAGGTGAGTTCTTACCTAAAACGCTATTTAAGAGTAATCCTAACCGCTTACTTACTTTTTTTGCCCCATTGGCGTATGTCTTTTTTATTATCCTTTGGCCTATTAGTCGCTTTGCAACCTTTCTTGCGCGAGTTCTTTTGCGTCTTGTTGGTGTAAAGATGGATGAGAAAGAATCAGACGGAACCTTTACGAGGATAGACCTCGACCACCTTGTACAGAGTACTATTGAGAATGCTCAGAGCGATGACGATATAGAAGACGAGGTAAAGATCTTCCAAAATGCTTTGGAGTTTCAAGATACCAAGGTGCGTGATTGTATGGTGCCACGTACTGAGATAAAGGCAGTTGAAGAGAATTGTACACTGGAAGAACTACAGCAGATGTTCATAGAGAGCGGTAACTCTAAGATTGTTGTTTATGAAGGAGATATCGATCATATCAAGGGTTATATTCACTCTTCTGAGATGTTCCGTTCTCCAAAGAACTGGAAAGATCATATCCGACAGATGCCGTTTGTGCCAGAGACGATGGCAGCACATAAACTTATGCAGGTTTTCCTTGTCCAGAAGAAAAGTTTGGGAGTGGTTGTGGATGAGTTTGGTGGAACAAGTGGTATTGTTTCATTGGAAGACATTGTAGAGGAAATCTTCGGTGAGATAGAGGATGAGCATGATAATACAAAGTATATTGCTAAGCAAATAAACGACAGCGAATACGTTCTTTCGGCTCGTTTAGAGATTGATAAAGTGAATGAAATGTTCAATCTTGACTTGCCAGAGAACGATGATTATATGACCGTTGGAGGCTTATTGTTGCACGTCTATCAAAGTTTCCCAAAACTGAATGAAATCGTTATCGTTGGACAATATGAGTTTAAGATAATCAAGAAGACCATGACAAAAATAGAACTCGTACGGCTAAAAGTCAATGGTACAGAGTAA
- the secA gene encoding preprotein translocase subunit SecA, which produces MNFNKILKALFGDKSTRDMKLIQPYVDKVKATYPEIKALSNDELRAKTKEIQKYVQDAGKEQREKIAELRTTIEATPIEDREDIFNQIDKLEKEALDNYEKALDEVMPVAFSIVKDTARRFSENEETIVTATDFDRELAADPSKDFITIDGDKAIYHNHWTAGGNDLKWEMVHYDVQVFGGTVLHQGKIAEMATGEGKTLVATLPVFLNALTGNGVHVVTVNDYLAKRDSEWMGPLYMFNGLSVDCIDKHQPNSPSRRKAYQADITFGTNNEFGFDYLRDNMAVSPADLVQRQHNYAIVDEVDSVLIDDARTPLIISGPVPKGDVQMFEEFQPLVQSLYEVQRKQATELLSEARHKLAEAQKNTNNKEAFQKLQEEGFLALYRSFKALPKNKALIKYLSEEGIKAGMLKTEEYYMANNNREMPKAIEPLYFVTDEKLNSCDLTDKGTAWLAAQVKDDQLFVLPDITTELSALEKQKDDKVIDEQTYIDKKDALMAHYGVQSERVHTLQQILKAYTMFNKDDEYVVLDGEVKIVDEQTGRIMEGRRWSDGLHQAVEAKEHVKVEAATQTFATITLQNYFRMYHKLAGMTGTASTEAGEFWDIYKLDVVEIPTNRPIQRKDMEDRVYKTAREKYAAVIDEVEAMRNQGRPCLVGTTSVEISELLSKMLNMRKIPHQVLNAKQHLKEAQIVAEAGRSVDGLGAVTIATNMAGRGTDIKLSQEVKDAGGLAIIGTERHESRRVDRQLRGRAGRQGDPGSSVFYVSLEDKLMRLFGSERIAKVMDRLGFEDGERIESSMISNSIERAQKKVEENNFGIRKRLLEYDDVMNKQRTVIYEKRRHALMGERIGMDISNIIWDRCVNIIENNDYEGCKEQFLKILAMECPFTEEEFNGGNTSELSERSFQAAMEAFARKTERIQSVAWPIIKQVYENQGTMYERIMVPITDGKRIYNIPCDLKEAYESEAKSVVKQFEKVILLHIIDDDWKENLRQLDDLRHSVQNASYEQKDPLLIFKLESVKLWDNMIDDMNNRTASVLMRGQIPEMQPAEDIQEAAPEEHSQQYREEKVELNDPDQVAAAHHDTREGAQEVNHTPYRADKMPRPNDPCPCGSGKKFKNCHGSNIR; this is translated from the coding sequence ATGAATTTCAATAAGATATTAAAGGCACTTTTCGGAGATAAGTCAACACGTGATATGAAGCTTATACAGCCATACGTAGATAAGGTAAAGGCTACATATCCAGAGATTAAAGCACTCAGCAATGACGAATTACGTGCAAAGACAAAGGAAATCCAGAAGTATGTTCAGGATGCAGGTAAGGAACAACGTGAGAAGATAGCCGAACTTCGTACAACAATTGAAGCTACACCGATTGAAGATCGTGAAGATATTTTCAATCAAATAGATAAACTTGAGAAAGAAGCTCTTGACAACTATGAGAAGGCTCTCGATGAGGTTATGCCAGTTGCATTCTCTATTGTCAAAGATACAGCACGTCGTTTCTCCGAGAATGAGGAAACAATCGTAACAGCAACCGACTTCGATCGTGAGTTGGCTGCAGACCCTTCAAAGGACTTTATTACCATTGATGGCGACAAGGCTATCTACCACAACCACTGGACAGCAGGTGGCAACGACCTTAAATGGGAAATGGTTCACTATGATGTACAGGTATTCGGTGGTACAGTTCTTCATCAAGGTAAGATTGCCGAGATGGCTACTGGTGAAGGTAAAACCCTTGTTGCTACCCTCCCAGTATTCCTTAATGCCCTCACAGGTAATGGTGTTCACGTCGTAACTGTCAATGATTATCTTGCAAAGCGTGACTCTGAGTGGATGGGGCCTCTCTATATGTTCAACGGTCTTTCAGTTGATTGTATTGACAAGCACCAACCTAACTCTCCTTCACGTCGTAAGGCTTATCAAGCAGATATTACCTTCGGTACCAACAATGAGTTTGGTTTCGACTATCTGCGCGACAATATGGCAGTATCACCAGCTGACCTCGTACAGCGTCAGCACAACTATGCTATCGTCGATGAGGTTGACTCTGTGTTGATTGACGATGCTCGTACACCTCTTATTATTAGTGGTCCAGTACCAAAGGGTGACGTACAGATGTTTGAAGAATTCCAGCCATTGGTACAGAGTCTTTATGAGGTTCAGCGCAAGCAGGCTACAGAACTTCTTTCAGAAGCTCGCCACAAGTTGGCTGAGGCACAGAAGAATACAAATAATAAAGAGGCTTTCCAGAAGCTTCAGGAGGAAGGATTCCTTGCTCTCTATCGTTCATTCAAGGCACTGCCAAAGAACAAGGCTCTCATTAAATATCTTTCAGAGGAAGGTATCAAGGCTGGTATGCTGAAGACTGAGGAGTATTACATGGCTAATAACAACCGTGAAATGCCAAAGGCTATTGAGCCTCTCTACTTCGTAACTGACGAGAAACTGAACTCATGTGACCTTACAGATAAGGGTACAGCATGGTTGGCAGCACAGGTAAAGGATGACCAGTTGTTCGTATTACCTGATATTACTACAGAGCTTTCTGCGCTTGAGAAGCAGAAGGATGATAAGGTTATTGATGAGCAGACATATATCGACAAGAAAGATGCGTTGATGGCTCACTATGGAGTTCAGAGTGAACGTGTACACACGTTGCAGCAGATCTTGAAGGCATACACAATGTTCAATAAGGATGATGAGTATGTTGTCTTGGATGGTGAGGTTAAGATTGTCGACGAACAAACTGGTCGTATCATGGAAGGTCGTCGCTGGAGCGATGGCTTGCACCAGGCTGTTGAGGCAAAAGAGCACGTAAAGGTAGAGGCTGCTACACAGACTTTCGCAACGATTACTTTACAGAACTACTTCCGTATGTACCACAAACTTGCAGGTATGACGGGTACAGCTTCAACAGAGGCTGGTGAGTTCTGGGATATCTATAAACTCGATGTTGTTGAGATTCCAACCAACCGTCCAATCCAACGTAAGGATATGGAGGACCGCGTTTACAAGACTGCACGTGAGAAGTATGCAGCTGTAATCGATGAGGTTGAGGCAATGAGAAATCAAGGTCGTCCTTGTCTTGTTGGTACAACATCTGTCGAAATCAGTGAGCTTTTGAGTAAGATGCTTAACATGCGTAAGATTCCACACCAGGTATTGAACGCTAAGCAGCACTTAAAGGAGGCTCAGATTGTTGCCGAGGCAGGTCGTTCTGTAGATGGTCTTGGTGCAGTAACAATCGCTACCAACATGGCAGGTCGTGGTACCGACATCAAGCTTTCTCAGGAAGTGAAGGATGCTGGTGGTTTGGCAATCATCGGTACAGAGCGTCACGAAAGCCGTCGTGTAGACCGTCAGCTTCGTGGTCGTGCTGGTCGTCAAGGTGACCCAGGTTCATCAGTATTCTATGTATCACTTGAAGACAAGTTGATGCGTCTCTTCGGTTCTGAGCGTATTGCTAAGGTAATGGATAGACTCGGCTTTGAAGATGGTGAGCGTATTGAGAGTTCAATGATTTCAAATAGTATTGAGCGCGCACAGAAGAAGGTTGAGGAAAACAACTTCGGTATTCGTAAGCGTCTGTTGGAATATGATGATGTCATGAACAAGCAGCGTACAGTTATCTATGAGAAGCGTCGTCACGCTTTGATGGGTGAGCGTATCGGTATGGATATCTCTAACATTATTTGGGACCGTTGCGTAAACATCATTGAGAACAATGACTATGAAGGCTGCAAGGAACAATTCTTGAAGATTCTTGCAATGGAATGTCCATTCACTGAGGAAGAGTTCAATGGTGGTAACACTTCTGAACTTTCTGAGCGCAGTTTCCAGGCTGCAATGGAGGCTTTCGCACGCAAGACAGAGCGTATTCAGTCTGTTGCATGGCCTATCATCAAGCAGGTATATGAGAATCAAGGCACAATGTATGAGCGTATCATGGTTCCAATCACAGATGGTAAGCGCATTTACAACATTCCTTGCGACTTGAAGGAAGCTTACGAGAGCGAGGCTAAGTCTGTTGTTAAGCAGTTTGAGAAGGTTATTCTTCTCCATATCATTGATGATGATTGGAAAGAGAACCTCCGCCAGTTAGACGACCTCCGTCACTCTGTACAGAATGCTTCTTACGAGCAGAAAGACCCATTGCTCATCTTCAAGTTGGAGAGTGTGAAGTTGTGGGACAACATGATTGACGATATGAACAATCGTACTGCAAGCGTACTCATGCGTGGTCAGATTCCAGAGATGCAGCCAGCTGAGGACATTCAGGAGGCTGCGCCAGAGGAGCATAGCCAGCAGTACAGAGAGGAGAAGGTTGAATTGAATGATCCTGATCAGGTTGCTGCAGCACACCATGACACCCGAGAAGGAGCACAGGAGGTAAACCACACTCCATATCGTGCAGATAAGATGCCACGTCCAAATGACCCATGTCCATGTGGTAGTGGTAAGAAGTTTAAGAATTGCCATGGTAGCAATATCCGTTAA
- a CDS encoding peptidylprolyl isomerase, with the protein MAALGKIRSKGGILVGAIGIALFAFLAGDAARSCDGIKGEARQQIGEILGKKISVQDYQKLIDEYQSAIKFTMQRDNLTDQELNQVKDQVWQQLVSNRVIEADAEKVGLTVTEAEIQNVLNEGTNPMLAQTPFVNQQTGRFDVNALKQFFDSYNKAKAAKSPQLEQMQAVYDYWLFVEKNLRTQLLGQKYQALLASCVLSNKAEAKMAFKDNNEESQIQLASLAYSTIKDADVKVTDDDLKAKYEELKPAFRQNVETRDIKFVDFQIKASAADRSQVVKEMNDFQKQLASAVDPAAVVSKSGSEIPYLGLPVSNKAYQQYPDIASKIDSLSVGTTGVIENAQDNTLNIIRVLSKAQLADSIQFRQINIAAATIDEARAKADSIQKALAGGADFDALAKRYGQTGEKVWFTGQQYEMAPSMNQDNRTFINALLNGEVNATQNLALTQGNIILQVLDKKAFTTKTTAAVIKKIVDFSKATRSNAYNKFSEFVAKSSTVADLEKNAPKSGYQVQSLNDLSTAEHYIAGIRGTRDALKWLFEAKQGQVSPLYECGDNDHLLVIALTGIHPQGYRSWDDAQVKEILKREVIKDKKAEKLMAKLKGVNSIAAAQAKGAKVSPVNQITFAAPAFVQATGSVEPALSGAVAGTAAGKFSKAPVKGNAGVYVFQVEKKAMRAGSKYDETLTMQQAAQMNMQLVGNFMQDLILKAKVVDNRYLFF; encoded by the coding sequence ATGGCAGCATTAGGAAAAATCAGAAGCAAAGGTGGCATACTGGTAGGCGCTATCGGTATTGCTTTGTTTGCGTTCTTAGCTGGAGATGCGGCTCGCTCTTGTGATGGTATCAAGGGCGAAGCACGTCAGCAGATTGGAGAAATCCTGGGCAAAAAGATTAGCGTCCAGGACTATCAGAAGTTGATTGATGAATATCAGTCAGCAATTAAGTTCACTATGCAACGTGACAACCTCACCGACCAAGAACTTAATCAAGTAAAGGATCAAGTTTGGCAGCAGCTTGTAAGTAATCGTGTTATCGAGGCTGATGCAGAGAAGGTTGGTCTTACTGTTACAGAGGCTGAGATTCAGAACGTATTGAATGAGGGTACTAACCCTATGTTGGCTCAGACTCCATTTGTTAACCAGCAGACTGGTCGTTTTGACGTAAACGCACTTAAGCAGTTCTTTGATAGCTACAACAAGGCAAAGGCTGCAAAGTCTCCACAGTTGGAGCAGATGCAGGCTGTTTATGACTACTGGCTCTTTGTTGAGAAGAACCTTCGCACACAGTTGCTTGGGCAGAAGTATCAGGCACTGCTTGCAAGTTGTGTTCTCTCAAACAAGGCTGAGGCTAAGATGGCTTTCAAGGATAATAACGAGGAAAGTCAGATTCAACTTGCTTCTTTGGCTTACAGCACAATAAAGGATGCTGATGTTAAGGTGACAGACGATGACCTCAAGGCTAAGTATGAAGAACTCAAGCCAGCTTTCCGCCAGAATGTTGAGACACGTGATATCAAGTTTGTTGACTTCCAGATTAAGGCAAGTGCTGCAGACCGCAGTCAGGTTGTTAAGGAGATGAACGACTTCCAGAAGCAACTTGCTTCTGCAGTAGATCCTGCTGCTGTTGTTAGCAAGAGTGGATCTGAAATTCCTTATCTTGGCCTTCCTGTAAGCAATAAGGCTTATCAGCAGTATCCTGACATTGCATCAAAGATTGATTCACTTTCAGTAGGTACAACTGGTGTGATTGAAAACGCTCAAGACAATACATTGAATATCATTCGCGTACTTTCTAAGGCACAGTTGGCAGACTCAATCCAGTTCCGTCAGATTAATATCGCTGCTGCTACTATTGATGAGGCACGCGCTAAGGCAGACTCTATCCAGAAGGCATTGGCTGGTGGTGCAGATTTCGATGCACTCGCAAAGCGTTATGGTCAGACTGGTGAGAAGGTATGGTTTACTGGTCAGCAGTACGAGATGGCTCCAAGTATGAATCAGGATAATCGTACATTTATAAATGCTCTGCTCAATGGTGAGGTGAATGCAACGCAGAATCTTGCTCTTACACAGGGTAATATCATTCTTCAGGTACTTGATAAGAAGGCCTTTACAACAAAGACAACTGCTGCTGTTATTAAGAAGATCGTAGACTTCTCTAAGGCTACACGCAGCAATGCTTACAATAAGTTCTCTGAGTTTGTTGCTAAGAGTTCTACTGTAGCTGACCTTGAGAAGAATGCTCCTAAGTCTGGTTATCAGGTTCAGTCACTCAATGATCTCTCAACAGCAGAGCACTATATTGCAGGTATCCGTGGTACACGTGACGCACTCAAGTGGCTCTTCGAAGCTAAGCAGGGTCAGGTTTCACCTCTTTATGAGTGTGGTGACAATGATCACCTCCTGGTTATTGCTTTGACAGGTATTCATCCACAGGGCTATCGTTCATGGGATGATGCTCAGGTGAAGGAAATCCTCAAACGTGAGGTTATTAAGGATAAGAAGGCTGAGAAGCTTATGGCTAAGCTCAAGGGTGTAAACTCTATTGCGGCAGCTCAGGCTAAGGGTGCTAAGGTTTCTCCTGTTAATCAGATTACTTTTGCTGCTCCAGCTTTCGTACAGGCAACAGGTTCTGTTGAGCCAGCTCTCTCAGGTGCAGTTGCAGGTACAGCAGCAGGCAAGTTCTCTAAGGCTCCTGTGAAGGGTAACGCTGGTGTTTACGTATTCCAGGTAGAGAAGAAGGCTATGCGTGCAGGGTCTAAGTACGACGAGACTTTGACAATGCAGCAGGCTGCTCAGATGAATATGCAGTTGGTAGGCAACTTTATGCAGGATCTTATCCTTAAGGCAAAGGTTGTTGATAACCGTTATCTTTTCTTCTAA
- the lptC gene encoding LPS export ABC transporter periplasmic protein LptC, which translates to MRSSLYSLFIGLVLLTASYAMVSCSEEREHTAPAIHDRDSVPVMTTYGVNTLISDSGVIKYRIVTERWEINENRKPSRWTFNKGILLTQFDLKKHVVGYIQCDSAVYFDKDRRWELRGRVRILTAQGLTFYSNELYWDERNHEMWSYTYSHLKTPDKELQGNWFHSDEQMTNYEIRQTKGWGIFSKEEFMSPANPPFTPIDTTRVDSMKGPVVNQK; encoded by the coding sequence ATGCGTTCAAGCCTTTATTCACTTTTCATTGGTTTGGTGCTATTAACAGCGAGCTATGCCATGGTTTCCTGTTCGGAGGAACGTGAGCATACCGCTCCTGCTATTCATGACCGTGACTCTGTGCCGGTTATGACAACATACGGTGTCAATACGCTTATTTCTGATTCAGGTGTAATCAAATATCGTATTGTTACTGAGCGTTGGGAAATTAATGAGAATAGAAAGCCTTCACGATGGACTTTTAATAAAGGAATACTGCTTACTCAATTTGATTTGAAGAAACATGTAGTGGGTTATATTCAATGTGACTCTGCTGTTTACTTTGATAAGGACCGTCGTTGGGAACTAAGAGGGCGTGTTAGAATCCTCACAGCGCAGGGACTCACCTTTTATAGCAATGAACTCTATTGGGATGAGCGTAACCATGAGATGTGGTCATATACTTATTCACACCTCAAGACTCCTGATAAGGAGTTGCAAGGAAACTGGTTCCATAGCGATGAGCAGATGACAAATTACGAGATACGTCAGACAAAGGGGTGGGGTATTTTCTCTAAAGAAGAGTTTATGTCTCCTGCTAATCCTCCTTTTACACCTATTGATACCACACGTGTTGATAGTATGAAAGGACCAGTTGTAAATCAAAAGTAA
- a CDS encoding cation diffusion facilitator family transporter, whose translation MSNNIKRSSQEKRTAFVVVFAFCVMLAEIIVGLSSHSMALFADGVHMGSHVLVIGLNWAAYVLVRYLQSKGTTHYDTEKILNLAAFTSGILLVFTAIFIIVEAVERFSAHGEILNYELALTTAGIGLVANTISALVLHGHHGTADYNSHAAYLHVLSDALTEIGAIIGILCAMFWNITWIDSAVAVVSALVVLRWAKRLLWDTGRSLTKS comes from the coding sequence ATGTCAAATAATATAAAGCGTTCTTCACAAGAAAAACGTACTGCCTTTGTGGTAGTCTTCGCCTTCTGTGTGATGCTTGCAGAGATTATCGTGGGACTATCTTCCCATTCGATGGCACTCTTTGCAGATGGCGTCCACATGGGTTCACACGTATTAGTTATCGGACTAAACTGGGCTGCCTACGTATTAGTACGTTACTTGCAAAGTAAGGGTACAACGCATTACGATACAGAAAAGATATTAAACTTAGCTGCGTTCACAAGTGGTATATTACTGGTTTTCACAGCTATCTTTATCATTGTAGAAGCAGTAGAGCGATTCTCAGCACATGGAGAAATCCTCAACTACGAACTTGCATTAACAACAGCAGGAATAGGTTTGGTTGCTAATACTATCAGTGCATTAGTACTTCATGGTCATCATGGAACAGCAGACTATAACAGCCATGCTGCCTATCTTCATGTCCTTTCTGACGCCTTGACAGAGATCGGTGCCATCATCGGAATCCTCTGTGCAATGTTTTGGAACATTACTTGGATTGACTCAGCAGTTGCTGTTGTCAGCGCATTGGTTGTTCTCCGCTGGGCAAAAAGATTATTATGGGACACAGGTAGATCATTGACAAAATCATAA
- a CDS encoding DUF4105 domain-containing protein, protein MKKGLLYIVLTFILSVVNATAGVQSMTNPDSIQISLLTCSPGKEVWAQYGHTAIRYYDKESGEDLAINYGIFSLDQTYFIPRFVLGMTDYRMGVQPMDIFLAQYSYEGRGVVEQVLNLSAEDKEVIYKALQENMKPENVVYRYNYFFDNCTTRARDMLANHLHGKIVYPPAEEDATFRSMIHKWNNKYKWSQFGEDLLLGVNADRKTTKSEQQFLPENLRSDFDKARYNGKPLVKETNVLLDAETEVAEPGFPLSPLSIALIFAVISLVMMLFSYRRQQVYWAWDLVLMLTSGLMGIIFFIMIFSQHPCVSLNFNLFFFNPLPLFFLYSTLKKKKVTWWKIWGVLIILGLFGSLFQEIPLPILIVASFLLLHCIVHLRINKAVATTVSDSKK, encoded by the coding sequence ATGAAAAAGGGATTATTATATATTGTACTGACTTTCATCCTGTCTGTTGTTAACGCTACAGCGGGGGTTCAGTCTATGACTAATCCTGATAGCATTCAGATATCCCTTTTGACGTGTTCACCTGGTAAAGAAGTCTGGGCACAATATGGTCATACCGCTATTCGCTATTACGACAAAGAAAGCGGAGAAGACCTTGCTATCAACTATGGTATTTTCTCCCTTGACCAAACCTACTTTATCCCTCGTTTTGTTCTTGGTATGACAGACTATCGCATGGGAGTTCAACCTATGGATATATTCCTTGCTCAATATAGTTATGAAGGGCGAGGAGTTGTCGAACAGGTTCTTAATTTATCAGCTGAAGATAAAGAGGTTATCTATAAAGCATTGCAGGAGAACATGAAGCCTGAAAATGTAGTTTATCGCTACAACTACTTCTTTGATAACTGCACCACAAGGGCACGTGATATGCTCGCCAATCACCTCCATGGAAAGATTGTTTATCCACCAGCAGAAGAAGATGCAACGTTCCGTTCTATGATTCATAAATGGAACAACAAATATAAATGGTCACAGTTCGGAGAAGACCTTCTACTCGGTGTGAATGCTGATCGTAAGACAACAAAGTCTGAACAGCAATTTCTTCCAGAGAACTTAAGGAGTGACTTTGACAAAGCAAGATACAACGGAAAACCTTTAGTAAAGGAAACTAACGTACTATTGGATGCTGAAACAGAAGTGGCAGAACCAGGTTTTCCACTTTCTCCGCTATCTATAGCACTCATATTTGCAGTTATCAGTCTTGTAATGATGCTCTTTAGCTATCGCAGACAGCAGGTTTATTGGGCGTGGGATTTAGTTTTAATGCTAACATCAGGGCTCATGGGAATTATCTTCTTTATAATGATTTTCTCACAACATCCATGTGTTAGTTTGAATTTCAACCTATTCTTCTTTAATCCTTTACCATTGTTCTTCCTTTATAGTACACTGAAAAAGAAGAAGGTAACATGGTGGAAAATATGGGGAGTCCTTATCATTTTAGGACTTTTCGGAAGTTTATTCCAAGAAATACCACTGCCAATACTAATTGTGGCATCATTCTTGCTATTACATTGCATAGTACATTTGCGAATTAATAAAGCGGTTGCAACAACCGTGAGTGATTCTAAGAAATAA